From the Deltaproteobacteria bacterium genome, the window GGCACCAATTTGTCGATAAACCAGGCAAAGATGATCCCCAGGATGAACAGGATACCGAAGAGGAGGATTGCCTTGTCAGGGAATAAGGTCAGCATGACAAAGGCCTCATCGCCAGAGGTGGCGATCATGCCGCCCACTATTGCCCCAAAGGTGATCAGGCCGTGGACATAAAAGGAGACGTTCATAAAGGCCCCCAGACACCCAGGGGTTGCTCCGAGGAAGGAGGTGGCGATATATTGTCTGAATAACCCCCCTCTTATCGCCCTGTTCATCTTCCCCTGGCTCAACACATTGAGGTAATCCGCCAGGGTCATCATCACAAAGACGAACACACTGATCATCAAGCCATGTTTTAAGTTGGAGATGATGATGTCCATAGCTTATCCCTTTATATTTTCCCTCTAGCCCTAAGGATTAAACATCATACCCCTAGTTCGGAGCGCAGGTGTAGAAAGTCCAGGATGTCAGTACGGCAGACGACCCCTTTGATCTCCCCCCCCTCTATTACCGGGACTTGGTGGATCTTACCGCTGACCAACCTGGTGAGGACTTGATTACCATCATCATCCGGAGAAACGGCTGCTAATTTATCCCGAGGGGTCATGACCTTGCTGACTGTGGTGTACACCCTCTTTTCGGAGGGGACGGCCTTGACATCCTCCAGGCAGATGATTCCCGTCAGCTTCCCTGCCTCTGTTACCAAAAAGGCCCTTTCTTTCTTTTTGAGGATGTAATCCTCCATCAACTCCTGCACAGAGATTGAACCATCTATCGTCTCAAATTTGGTGTCCATCAGGTCTTTTGCCCTGACATCCTTGAGCATCTCTTTCAGGAGGACCTGCCTATATCCCCGAACTGCTGCACTATGGATAAACCAGCCGATAAGGGCTATCCAGAGGCCGTTAAGGAAAAATCCCATCAGGATCTGCCAGACGCCAAAGAAGATGAGGAGAAAGGCGATGCCTTGACCGATGACGGAGGCGATCCGGGTGGCTCGCTTGACATCTCCTGTCACCTTCCACACAATGGCCCGCAGGACCCTGCCTCCATCTAGGGGGAAACCAGGAACCATGTTGAAAAGCGCAAGGAAAAGGTTGATTATAGATAAATATTGGGCTAGGGCGGCGATGGGTTCATTTATCCCCCGTATCCCATACCATAGGCCGAAAAAGATAATGGCAATGATCAGGCTAGAGATGGGCCCTACTAGGGCGATGATGAATTCCTTCGCTGGTGTCTTCGGTTCCTCTGCGATCTCGGCCACCCCTCCGAAGATAAAGAGGGTGATGCTGCGCACCTCTTCCCCCTTGCTGCGGGCAACGAGAGAGTGGGTCAGTTCATGGGCCAGGACCGAGGCAAACAGCAACAGACTGGTGGCTATTCCTACTAACCAATACTGCCAGTGGGGCCAGCGGGGATACTGGCTGGGGAAGTAATGTCCAGCCAGGGCCC encodes:
- a CDS encoding site-2 protease family protein, with the protein product MRTSWRIFEIFGIEIRIDSSWIIIFGLITWALAGHYFPSQYPRWPHWQYWLVGIATSLLLFASVLAHELTHSLVARSKGEEVRSITLFIFGGVAEIAEEPKTPAKEFIIALVGPISSLIIAIIFFGLWYGIRGINEPIAALAQYLSIINLFLALFNMVPGFPLDGGRVLRAIVWKVTGDVKRATRIASVIGQGIAFLLIFFGVWQILMGFFLNGLWIALIGWFIHSAAVRGYRQVLLKEMLKDVRAKDLMDTKFETIDGSISVQELMEDYILKKKERAFLVTEAGKLTGIICLEDVKAVPSEKRVYTTVSKVMTPRDKLAAVSPDDDGNQVLTRLVSGKIHQVPVIEGGEIKGVVCRTDILDFLHLRSELGV